The Bubalus bubalis isolate 160015118507 breed Murrah chromosome 18, NDDB_SH_1, whole genome shotgun sequence genome contains a region encoding:
- the KLC3 gene encoding kinesin light chain 3, producing MSVQVAAPGGLGLGPERPSPEELVRQTRQVVKGLEALRAEHRGLAGHLAEALAAQGPAAGLELLEEKQQVVSHSLEAIELGLGEAQVLLALSAHVGALEAEKQRLRAQARRLAQENAWLREELEETQRRLRASEEAVAQLEEEKSHLEFLGQLRQYDPPAESQQPESPPRRDSLGSLFPSEEEERRGPEAAGAAAAQQGGYEIPARLRTLHNLVIQYASQGRYEVAVPLCRQALEDLERSSGHCHPDVATMLNILALVYRDQNKYKEATDLLHDALQIREQTLGPEHPAVAATLNNLAVLYGKRGRYREAEPLCQRALEIREKVLGTDHPDVAKQLNNLALLCQNQGKFEEVERHYARALSIYEALGGPHDPNVAKTKNNLASAYLKQNKYQQAEELYKEILHREALPAPLGAPNTGTTSDAQQQTLRRSSSFSKLRESIRRGSEKLVSRLRGEGAAGAAGMKRAMSLSMLNTDGSRAPENQFPRQHLSEASRTLSASTHDLGPR from the exons ATGTCCGTGCAGGTGGCGGCCCCAGGAGGCTTGGGGCTCGGCCCGGAGCGCCCAAGCCCCGAGGAGCTGGTGCGGCAGACGCGGCAGGTGGTGAAGGGGCTGGAGGCCCTGCGGGCAGAGCACCGGGGCCTGGCCGGGCACCTAGCGGAGGCCCTGGCGGCCCAGGGCCCGGCGGCTGGCCTGGAGCTGCTGGAAGAGAAGCAGCAGGTGGTGAGCCACTCGCTGGAGGCCATCGAGCTGGGGCTGGGCGAGGCCCAG GTGCTGCTGGCGCTGTCGGCACACGTGGGCGCGCTGGAGGCGGAGAAGCAGCGGCTGCGAGCGCAGGCCCGGCGGCTGGCCCAGGAGAACGCGTGGCTgcgggaggagctggaggagacgCAGCGGCGGCTGCGGGCCAGCGAGGAGGCCGTGGCCCagctggaggaggagaagagccACCTGGAGTTCCTGGGGCAGCTTCGGCAGTACGACCCGCCCGCGGAGAGCCAG CAGCCCGAGTCCCCCCCTCGCCGGGACAGCCTGGGCTCCCTGTTCCCCAGTGAGGAGGAGGAGCGGAGAG GTCCCGAGGCAGCGGGGGCCGCGGCGGCCCAGCAGGGTGGCTACGAGATCCCAGCCCGCCTCCGGACCCTGCACAACCTGGTGATCCAGTACGCGAGCCAGGGCCGCTACGAGGTGGCCGTGCCGCTGTGCCGCCAGGCCCTGGAAGACCTGGAGCGGAGCTCGGGCCACTGCCACCCCGACGTGGCCACCATGCTCAACATCCTGGCGCTGGTGTACCG AGACCAGAACAAGTACAAAGAGGCCACAGACCTGCTCCATGACGCCCTGCAGATCCGGGAGCAGACGCTGGGCCCCGAGCACCCTGCG gtGGCCGCCACCCTCAACAACCTGGCCGTCCTCTACGGGAAGCGCGGGCGTTACCGGGAGGCGGAGCCCCTGTGCCAGCGTGCCCTGGAGATCCGGGAGAAG GTCCTGGGCACTGACCACCCGGATGTGGCCAAGCAGCTCAACAACCTGGCCCTGCTCTGCCAGAACCAGGGCAAGTTCGAGGAGGTGGAGCGGCACTACGCCCGGGCCCTGAGCATTTACGAGGCCCTGGGCGGACCCCACGACCCCAACGTGGCCAAGACCAAGAACAACCTG GCCTCAGCCTACCTGAAGCAGAACAAGTACCAGCAGGCGGAAGAGCTGTACAAAGAGATCCTCCACAGGGAGGCCCTGCCCGCCCCGCTTG GAGCCCCCAACACAGGCACCACCAGTGACGCACAGCAACAG ACCCTTCGTCGGAGCAGCTCCTTCTCTAAGCTCCGGGAGTCCATCCGGCGCGGAAGCGAGAAACTGGTCTCCCGGCTCCGAGGCGAAGGAGCGGCGGGGGCGGCCGG GATGAAGAGGGCCATGTCGCTCAGCATGCTGAACACGGATGGCTCGAGGGCGCCCGAGAACCAG TTCCCCAGGCAGCACCTGAGCGAGGCCTCGCGGACCCTCAGCGCCAGCACCCATGACCTGGGCCCCCGCTAG
- the ERCC2 gene encoding general transcription and DNA repair factor IIH helicase subunit XPD isoform X1: MKLNVDGLLVYFPYDYIYPEQFSYMLELKRTLDAKGHGVLEMPSGTGKTVSLLALIMAYQRAYPLEVTKLIYCSRTVPEIEKVIEELRKLLSFYEKQEGEKLTFLGLALSSRKNLCIHPEVTPLRFGKDVDGKCHSLTASYVRAQYQRDSSLPHCRFYEEFDVHGRQVPLPTGIYNLDDLKAVGRRQGWCPYFLARYSILHANVVVYSYHYLLDPKIADLVSKELARKAVVVFDEAHNIDNVCIDSMSVNLTRRTLDRCQANLETLQKTVLRIKETDEQRLREEYRRLVEGLREASAARETDAHLANPVLPDEVLKEAVPGSIRTAEHFLGFLRRLLEYVKWRLRVQHVVQESPPAFLSGLAQRVCIQRKPLRFCAERLRSLLHTLEISDLTDFSPLTLLANFATLVSTYAKGFTIIIEPFDDRTPTIANPILHFSCMDASLAIKPVFERFQSVIITSGTLSPLDIYPKILDFHPVTMATFSMTLARVCLCPMIIGRGNDQVAISSKFETREDIAVIRNYGNLLLEMSAVVPDGIVAFFTSYQYMESTVASWYEQGILENIQRNKLLFIETQDGAETSVALEKYQEACENGRGAILLSVARGKVSEGIDFVHHYGRAVIMFGVPYVYTQSRILKARLEYLRDQFQIRENDFLTFDAMRHAAQCVGRAIRGKTDYGLMVFADKRFARADKRGKLPRWIQEHLTDANLNLTVDEGVQVAKYFLRQMAQPFHREDQLGLSLLSLEQLESEETLRRIEQIAQQL, from the exons ATGAA GCTCAACGTGGACGGGCTGCTGGTCTACTTCCCCTACGACTACATCTACCCGGAGCAGTTCTCGTACATGCTGGAGCTCAAACGCACGCTGGATGCCAAG GGTCATGGAGTCCTGGAGATGCCCTCAGGCACTGGGAAGACAGTGTCCCTGTTGGCCCTGATCATGGCGTACCAGCGA GCGTATCCCCTGGAGGTGACTAAACTCATCTACTGCTCGAGGACTGTGCCTGAGATTGAGAAG GTGATTGAAGAACTTCGAAAGTTACTCAGCTTCTATGAGAAACAGGAGGGCGAGAAGCTGACATTTTTGGGGCTGGCTCTGAGCTCCCGGAAGAACCTGTGTATTCATCCCGAG GTGACGCCCCTGCGCTTTGGAAAGGACGTGGACGGGAAATGCCACAGCCTCACGGCATCGTACGTGCGGGCACAGTACCAGCGGGACTCCAGCCTGCCCCACTGCCGCTTCTACGAG GAATTTGATGTCCACGGGCGCCAGGTGCCCCTCCCCACGGGCATCTACAACCTGGATGACCTGAAGGCTGTGGGACGGCGCCAGGGCTGGTGCCCGTACTTCCTGGCCCGATACTCA ATCCTGCACGCCAACGTGGTGGTCTACAGCTACCACTACCTGCTGGACCCCAAGATTGCTGACCTGGTGTCCAAGGAGCTGGCCCGCAAGGCCGTGGTCGTCTTTGATGAGGCCCACAACATCG ACAACGTCTGCATCGACTCCATGAGCGTCAACCTCACCCGCCGCACCCTGGATCGGTGCCAGGCCAACCTGGAGACCCTGCAGAAGACAGTGCTCAG AATCAAGGAGACGGACGAGCAGCGACTGCGAGAGGAGTACCGCCGCCTGGTGGAGGGGCTGCGGGAGGCCAGCGCTGCCCGGGAGACCGATGCCCACCTGGCCAACCCCGTGCTGCCTGACGAAGTGCTAAAGG AGGCGGTGCCCGGCTCCATCCGCACGGCCGAGCACTTCCTGGGCTTCCTGCGCCGCCTGTTGGAGTACGTCAAGTGGCGCCTGCGGGTGCAGCATGTGGTCCAGGAGAGCCCGCCCGCCTTCCTCAGTGGCCTGGCCCAGCGCGTCTGCATCCAGCGCAAGCCCCTCAG gttCTGCGCTGAGCGCCTCCGCTCCCTCCTGCACACCTTGGAGATCTCGGACCTCACTGACTTCTCCCCACTCACCCTCCTCGCTAACTTCGCCACGCTCGTCAGCACCTATGCCAAGG GTTTCACTATCATCATCGAGCCCTTCGATGACAGGACCCCGACCATTGCCAACCCCATCCTGCACTTCAG CTGCATGGACGCCTCACTGGCCATTAAACCTGTGTTTGAGCGCTTCCAGTCCGTCATCATCACATCCGGG ACACTGTCCCCACTGGACATCTACCCCAAGATCCTGGACTTCCACCCTGTCACCATGGCAACCTTCAGCATGACGTTGGCCCGGGTCTGCCTCTGCCCCATG ATCATCGGCCGTGGCAATGACCAGGTGGCCATCAGCTCCAAGTTTGAGACCCGGGAAGATATTG CGGTGATCCGGAACTATGGAAATCTCCTGCTGGAGATGTCCGCCGTGGTCCCTGACGGTATCGTGGCCTTCTTCACCAGCTACCAATACATGGAGAGCACCGTGGCCTCCTGGTACGAGCAG GGCATCCTGGAGAACATCCAGAGGAACAAGCTGCTCTTCATCGAGACCCAGGATGGGGCTGAGACCAGCGTCGCCCTGGAGAAGTACCAGGAG GCCTGCGAAAACGGCCGCGGGGCCATCCTGCTCTCGGTGGCCCGAGGCAAGGTGTCTGAGGGAATCGACTTTG TGCACCACTACGGGCGGGCCGTCATCATGTTCGGGGTGCCCTACGTGTACACCCAGAGCCGCATTCTCAAG GCACGGTTGGAATACCTTCGGGACCAGTTCCAGATTCGTGAGAATGACTTTCTCACCTTTGATGCCATGCGCCACGCTGCCCAGTGTGTGGGTCGGGCCATCAGGGGCAAGACGGACTATGGCCTGATGGTCTTTGCCGACAAG cggTTTGCTCGGGCTGACAAGCGGGGGAAGCTACCCCGCTGGATCCAGGAGCACCTCACGGACGCCAACCTCAACCTGACCGTCGACGAGGGCGTCCAGGTCGCCAAGTACTTCCTGAGGCAGATGGCACAGCCCTTCCACCGG GAGGACCAGCTGGGCCTGTCCCTGCTCAGCCTGGAGCAGCTGGAGTCAGAGGAGACGCTGCGGAGGATCGAGCAGATTGCCCAGCAGCTGTAG
- the ERCC2 gene encoding general transcription and DNA repair factor IIH helicase subunit XPD isoform X2, translated as MLELKRTLDAKGHGVLEMPSGTGKTVSLLALIMAYQRAYPLEVTKLIYCSRTVPEIEKVIEELRKLLSFYEKQEGEKLTFLGLALSSRKNLCIHPEVTPLRFGKDVDGKCHSLTASYVRAQYQRDSSLPHCRFYEEFDVHGRQVPLPTGIYNLDDLKAVGRRQGWCPYFLARYSILHANVVVYSYHYLLDPKIADLVSKELARKAVVVFDEAHNIDNVCIDSMSVNLTRRTLDRCQANLETLQKTVLRIKETDEQRLREEYRRLVEGLREASAARETDAHLANPVLPDEVLKEAVPGSIRTAEHFLGFLRRLLEYVKWRLRVQHVVQESPPAFLSGLAQRVCIQRKPLRFCAERLRSLLHTLEISDLTDFSPLTLLANFATLVSTYAKGFTIIIEPFDDRTPTIANPILHFSCMDASLAIKPVFERFQSVIITSGTLSPLDIYPKILDFHPVTMATFSMTLARVCLCPMIIGRGNDQVAISSKFETREDIGYFLPKLRAVVGWWGPAMNLSLLGTSAIGHITALARWDGRGPGGLCTGS; from the exons ATGCTGGAGCTCAAACGCACGCTGGATGCCAAG GGTCATGGAGTCCTGGAGATGCCCTCAGGCACTGGGAAGACAGTGTCCCTGTTGGCCCTGATCATGGCGTACCAGCGA GCGTATCCCCTGGAGGTGACTAAACTCATCTACTGCTCGAGGACTGTGCCTGAGATTGAGAAG GTGATTGAAGAACTTCGAAAGTTACTCAGCTTCTATGAGAAACAGGAGGGCGAGAAGCTGACATTTTTGGGGCTGGCTCTGAGCTCCCGGAAGAACCTGTGTATTCATCCCGAG GTGACGCCCCTGCGCTTTGGAAAGGACGTGGACGGGAAATGCCACAGCCTCACGGCATCGTACGTGCGGGCACAGTACCAGCGGGACTCCAGCCTGCCCCACTGCCGCTTCTACGAG GAATTTGATGTCCACGGGCGCCAGGTGCCCCTCCCCACGGGCATCTACAACCTGGATGACCTGAAGGCTGTGGGACGGCGCCAGGGCTGGTGCCCGTACTTCCTGGCCCGATACTCA ATCCTGCACGCCAACGTGGTGGTCTACAGCTACCACTACCTGCTGGACCCCAAGATTGCTGACCTGGTGTCCAAGGAGCTGGCCCGCAAGGCCGTGGTCGTCTTTGATGAGGCCCACAACATCG ACAACGTCTGCATCGACTCCATGAGCGTCAACCTCACCCGCCGCACCCTGGATCGGTGCCAGGCCAACCTGGAGACCCTGCAGAAGACAGTGCTCAG AATCAAGGAGACGGACGAGCAGCGACTGCGAGAGGAGTACCGCCGCCTGGTGGAGGGGCTGCGGGAGGCCAGCGCTGCCCGGGAGACCGATGCCCACCTGGCCAACCCCGTGCTGCCTGACGAAGTGCTAAAGG AGGCGGTGCCCGGCTCCATCCGCACGGCCGAGCACTTCCTGGGCTTCCTGCGCCGCCTGTTGGAGTACGTCAAGTGGCGCCTGCGGGTGCAGCATGTGGTCCAGGAGAGCCCGCCCGCCTTCCTCAGTGGCCTGGCCCAGCGCGTCTGCATCCAGCGCAAGCCCCTCAG gttCTGCGCTGAGCGCCTCCGCTCCCTCCTGCACACCTTGGAGATCTCGGACCTCACTGACTTCTCCCCACTCACCCTCCTCGCTAACTTCGCCACGCTCGTCAGCACCTATGCCAAGG GTTTCACTATCATCATCGAGCCCTTCGATGACAGGACCCCGACCATTGCCAACCCCATCCTGCACTTCAG CTGCATGGACGCCTCACTGGCCATTAAACCTGTGTTTGAGCGCTTCCAGTCCGTCATCATCACATCCGGG ACACTGTCCCCACTGGACATCTACCCCAAGATCCTGGACTTCCACCCTGTCACCATGGCAACCTTCAGCATGACGTTGGCCCGGGTCTGCCTCTGCCCCATG ATCATCGGCCGTGGCAATGACCAGGTGGCCATCAGCTCCAAGTTTGAGACCCGGGAAGATATTG GTTACTTCTTGCCTAAGCTACGTGCCGTTGTGGGTTGGTGGGGCCCTGCCATGAATCTCTCCCTTCTGGGAACCTCTGCCATCGGACACATCACTGCGCTGGCGAGATGGGACGGGAGGGGTCCTGGTGGGTTGTGTACTGGCTCGTAA